One window of the Anomalospiza imberbis isolate Cuckoo-Finch-1a 21T00152 chromosome 12, ASM3175350v1, whole genome shotgun sequence genome contains the following:
- the GFOD2 gene encoding glucose-fructose oxidoreductase domain-containing protein 2, with the protein MKMLPGVGVFGTGSAARVLVPLLRAEGFSIEALWGKTEEEARQLAEEMNISFYTSRTDDVLLHQDVDLVCINIPPPLTRQIAVKALGIGKNVLCEKAATSVDAFRMVTAARYYPKLMSIVGNVLRFLPAFVKMKQLIEEHYVGNVIICDVRVYGGSLLSHKYNWICDELMGGGGLHTMGTYIIDLLTHLTSRRAEKVHGLLKTFVKQNTAISGIRHVTSDDFCVFQMLMSDGVCCTVTLNFNMPGSFIHEVMIVGSAGRLIARGTDLYGQKNTALQEELLFTDSLPVNKGLLDKGFKDIPLLYLKGMVYMVQALRQSFQDQEDRRTWDHKPVSMAASFEDGLYMQSVVEAIKKSSRSGEWETVEVMTEEPDANQNLCEALQRNNL; encoded by the exons ATGAAAATGCTCCCTGGAGTGGGTGTGTTTGGAACTGGTAGTGCTGCCCGGGTCCTGGTACCCTTGCTGAGGGCAGAAGGCTTCTCCATTGAAGCTCTTTGGGGGAAGACTGAAGAGGAAGCCaggcagctggcagaggagaTGAACATCTCCTTCTACACGAGTCGGACCGACGATGTCTTGCTGCATCAGGACGTAGATTTGGTTTGCATCAACATCCCTCCACCACTGACTCGGCAAATTGCTGTGAAGGCTCTAG GAATAGGGAAGAACGTGCTCTGTGAGAAAGCTGCTACCTCTGTGGATGCCTTCAGGATGGTCACAGCTGCCAGGTATTACCCCAAGCTGATGAGCATCGTTGGCAACGTTCTGCGTTTCCTGCCCGCCTTTGTGAAGATGAAGCAGCTGATAGAGGAGCACTACGTGGGCAACGTCATCATCTGCGACGTGCGAGTCTACGGGGGGAGCCTGCTCAGCCACAAGTACAACTGGATCTGTGACGAGCTCATGGGAGGGGGTGGGCTGCACACCATGGGCACCTACATCATCGACCTCCTGACTCACCTCACCAGCAGGAGAGCTGAGAAGGTCCACGGTTTGCTCAAGACTTTTGTGAAGCAGAACACGGCCATCAGCGGGATCCGCCACGTCACCAGCGATGACTTCTGCGTTTTCCAGATGCTCATGAGCGACGGTGTCTGCTGCACTGTGACTCTCAACTTTAACATGCCCGGATCGTTCATCCATGAGGTCATGATTGTGGGCTCTGCCGGTCGCCTCATAGCTCGTGGGACAGACTTGTACGGGCAGAAGAACACTGCGCTCCAGGAAGAACTACTGTTTACAGACTCTCTGCCTGTCAACAAGGGCCTTTTGGATAAGGGCTTCAAGGACATCCCGCTGCTGTACCTGAAAGGAATGGTGTACATGGTGCAAGCCCTGCGGCAGTCTTTCCAAGACCAGGAAGACCGTCGGACGTGGGATCATAAACCTGTGTCTATGGCAGCCTCTTTTGAAGATGGCCTGTACATGCAGAGTGTGGTAGAGGCCATCAAGAAATCCAGTAGGTCAGGTGAGTGGGAGACTGTGGAGGTGATGACTGAGGAGCCAGATGCCAACCAAAACCTCTGTGAGGCACTTCAAAGGAATAACTTATGA